A single genomic interval of Mycolicibacterium sp. MU0053 harbors:
- a CDS encoding mammalian cell entry protein — translation MAGQWTATLAVGVVLALVLTCLASWLGYQAHRGSQLAHNEADFVEVASQGALNLANIGSATVEDDVKRVVDASINPFLNDFQQRSASFIDFVVQANSSSEATIREVALESAESDWAQVMVALSVQVAAEGEPQDSAARHWRMRVTVQKDPGGSVKMSNVEFVP, via the coding sequence GTGGCCGGACAGTGGACCGCGACGCTGGCCGTCGGCGTCGTGCTCGCGCTCGTCCTTACCTGCTTGGCGAGCTGGCTCGGCTACCAAGCGCACCGGGGAAGCCAACTTGCTCACAACGAAGCGGACTTCGTAGAAGTCGCCAGCCAAGGTGCGCTGAATCTCGCCAACATTGGCAGTGCGACCGTCGAGGACGATGTCAAACGTGTTGTCGATGCCTCAATCAACCCGTTCCTGAACGACTTTCAGCAGCGGTCGGCATCCTTCATCGATTTCGTAGTGCAGGCGAATTCCTCTTCTGAGGCCACGATCCGTGAAGTCGCCCTGGAATCGGCCGAATCCGACTGGGCACAAGTGATGGTTGCATTGTCCGTCCAGGTAGCTGCTGAGGGCGAACCACAGGACAGCGCCGCACGCCACTGGCGCATGAGAGTCACCGTGCAAAAGGACCCCGGAGGCAGCGTCAAGATGTCGAATGTGGAGTTCGTACCGTGA
- a CDS encoding acyl-CoA synthetase, protein MPDVQFNLALAQEAVSAAVPDREYLIWRDRRFTYSQLTERSRRLASYLHQRGLGARVERDQLAGHESGQDHVALYMRNGNEFIESMLGAFKSRTVPVNVNYRYVADELRYLFGDAEPAAVIYHADFAPTLAQVRDALPDDVVLIQVADDSGHELLPGAVDYEDALTQGAPELPATVTPDDLHIIYTGGTTGMPKAVLWRQHDIFSAAMGGQLPGAWEPVNTYDDLVQRALTTPPMRLMLLPPLMHGAAQWGAFTQINLGGTLVLPDDNTRLDAADVLRVAAGAGASAMMIIGDAMARPLIAELEVNSYDLSTLFLIGSGSVTLSPELKKRLHELLPNVIITDGVGSSETGPQGTYVSTKDSVQTGTFTVGPGARVADETLSELLQPGADSIGWLMQTGCIPLGYLGDREKTERTFPVIDGVRYAVPGDRARLLEDGAVRLLGRDSVTINSGGEKIFAEEVEAAVKSHPSVADVIVTGRPNERWGQEVVALVQVVDGTEFDEAVLAQHAGQQLARYKVPKAWIVVPEVRRSPVGKADYRWANSIATQRVTS, encoded by the coding sequence ATGCCCGATGTCCAGTTCAACCTCGCGCTGGCACAGGAGGCGGTCAGCGCTGCGGTGCCCGACCGGGAGTACCTGATTTGGCGGGACCGGCGCTTCACCTACAGTCAGCTCACTGAGCGCAGCCGACGTCTCGCGTCGTACCTACATCAACGCGGACTCGGGGCGCGGGTCGAACGTGACCAACTGGCCGGCCACGAATCGGGACAGGATCACGTCGCGCTGTATATGCGCAACGGTAACGAGTTCATCGAATCCATGCTGGGCGCGTTCAAATCGCGCACCGTGCCGGTGAACGTCAACTACCGCTACGTCGCGGACGAACTGCGCTACCTGTTCGGGGACGCTGAACCAGCCGCGGTGATCTACCACGCCGACTTCGCACCGACGCTGGCGCAGGTGCGCGACGCGCTCCCTGATGATGTCGTACTCATCCAGGTGGCCGATGACTCCGGCCACGAACTGCTGCCGGGGGCGGTGGACTACGAGGACGCATTGACCCAGGGGGCGCCGGAGTTGCCGGCCACGGTGACGCCTGACGATCTGCACATCATCTACACCGGCGGAACCACGGGGATGCCGAAGGCAGTGCTGTGGCGTCAGCATGACATCTTCTCCGCCGCGATGGGCGGTCAACTGCCCGGCGCGTGGGAGCCGGTCAACACCTACGACGACCTTGTACAACGGGCCTTGACTACGCCCCCGATGCGGCTGATGTTGTTGCCGCCCTTGATGCATGGTGCCGCGCAGTGGGGGGCGTTCACCCAGATCAACCTCGGCGGCACCCTGGTCCTGCCTGATGACAACACTCGTCTGGACGCGGCGGATGTCCTGCGTGTCGCCGCCGGCGCCGGCGCTTCGGCGATGATGATCATCGGCGACGCGATGGCGCGTCCGCTCATCGCCGAACTGGAAGTGAACTCCTACGACCTGTCGACGTTGTTCCTCATCGGCAGCGGAAGCGTCACCCTGTCGCCGGAACTGAAGAAGCGGTTGCATGAGTTGCTGCCGAACGTAATCATCACCGACGGCGTCGGATCAAGTGAGACCGGCCCTCAGGGCACCTACGTGTCGACCAAGGATTCCGTCCAGACCGGAACGTTCACGGTAGGTCCCGGCGCCCGCGTCGCTGACGAAACCCTCAGTGAACTACTGCAACCGGGCGCGGACAGCATCGGTTGGCTGATGCAGACGGGCTGCATACCCCTCGGGTACCTCGGTGATCGGGAGAAGACGGAGCGGACGTTCCCCGTGATCGACGGAGTGCGGTATGCGGTACCCGGCGATCGTGCGCGACTTCTCGAGGACGGCGCAGTGCGACTGCTCGGCCGCGACTCGGTCACCATCAATTCCGGTGGAGAGAAGATCTTCGCCGAAGAAGTCGAAGCCGCGGTCAAGTCACACCCCAGCGTCGCCGATGTCATCGTCACTGGGCGTCCCAATGAGCGCTGGGGACAAGAAGTGGTGGCACTGGTGCAAGTCGTCGACGGTACCGAGTTCGACGAAGCCGTGCTGGCTCAGCACGCCGGACAGCAGCTAGCGCGGTACAAGGTGCCGAAGGCATGGATCGTGGTTCCGGAAGTCCGTCGTTCACCGGTCGGCAAGGCCGACTATCGGTGGGCGAATTCTATCGCAACACAGAGGGTTACATCATGA
- a CDS encoding MCE family protein translates to MIERGRHRGWWALGLVVVVCAFFATTGMAFGGAFVRSVDITVTSDRAGLVMEVGGKVKMRGIEVGRVATVNSRPGGVTLDLALQPDAIRYMPANLEAQIRTTTLFGAKYVDLIYPEVPDEPRLRAGAVIPSRNVTTEVNTVFQNLTTVLQQVEPAKVNAVVTAFSDAVRSKGQRMGEATTSALELIAALNARTDTIQRDLNSLAGAADTYTSAANDVIDTLSALTTTGRTIADQSGELQAALLSTIGLSHSGIDLLAPNAENFVNAFSKLPSTTGLLHTYSPTFTCLFQGAHWILTDSGGYVTNGRSNVVDTAVLALAQDPYRYPDHLPVIGAKGGPDGKPGCGALPRPDLNMPVRYLVTNTGYGTGLDIRPNPGIAHPWLVNFFPTTKGVPEPPRIYGGGRPAAIGPVPYPNAPPYGASLFGPDGAPLWAGPPPGAPPPPVPGVPVPPPPYGPGPAPEAPSGAAEQPTDGGGHP, encoded by the coding sequence GTGATCGAACGCGGTAGGCACCGGGGTTGGTGGGCCCTCGGACTCGTCGTTGTCGTCTGCGCCTTTTTCGCCACCACCGGAATGGCCTTCGGGGGCGCTTTCGTGCGGTCGGTGGACATCACTGTCACTTCCGATAGGGCGGGCCTGGTGATGGAGGTCGGCGGGAAGGTCAAGATGCGCGGGATCGAGGTCGGTCGCGTCGCAACCGTGAACTCGCGGCCCGGCGGGGTGACGCTGGACCTTGCACTGCAACCCGATGCGATCCGGTACATGCCCGCCAACCTCGAAGCGCAGATCCGGACAACCACACTGTTCGGCGCGAAGTACGTCGACCTCATCTACCCCGAAGTTCCCGACGAACCAAGGCTGCGCGCAGGCGCGGTGATCCCGTCGCGCAATGTCACCACCGAGGTCAACACGGTCTTTCAGAATCTGACGACAGTGCTGCAACAGGTGGAACCCGCCAAGGTGAACGCAGTGGTGACCGCATTCTCCGATGCCGTGCGGAGCAAAGGGCAACGGATGGGCGAAGCCACCACATCCGCGCTTGAACTCATCGCTGCTCTCAACGCCCGCACCGACACAATCCAGCGTGACCTGAATTCCCTCGCAGGAGCGGCGGATACGTATACGAGTGCGGCGAACGACGTCATCGACACGTTGTCCGCGCTGACGACCACCGGCCGAACCATCGCCGATCAGTCCGGCGAACTGCAGGCTGCGCTGCTCAGCACAATCGGACTGTCCCATAGTGGGATCGATCTGCTCGCGCCGAACGCGGAGAACTTCGTCAACGCGTTCTCAAAGCTGCCCTCGACCACCGGTCTGCTGCACACCTACAGCCCCACATTCACCTGCCTGTTCCAAGGTGCGCATTGGATCCTGACCGATTCCGGCGGATACGTCACCAACGGCCGAAGCAACGTGGTCGACACCGCGGTGCTTGCCTTGGCCCAGGATCCCTACCGCTACCCCGACCACCTCCCCGTCATCGGTGCCAAGGGTGGCCCCGACGGTAAGCCGGGCTGCGGAGCCCTGCCCCGGCCTGACCTGAACATGCCCGTGCGCTATCTGGTGACCAATACCGGCTACGGAACCGGATTGGACATCCGGCCCAATCCCGGAATCGCCCATCCCTGGTTGGTGAACTTCTTCCCCACCACCAAGGGTGTTCCGGAGCCGCCCAGGATTTACGGGGGTGGGCGTCCGGCGGCGATCGGTCCGGTGCCCTACCCGAATGCACCGCCCTACGGCGCGTCGCTGTTTGGCCCCGATGGGGCTCCGTTGTGGGCAGGTCCGCCGCCCGGTGCGCCGCCGCCGCCCGTCCCTGGAGTCCCAGTTCCGCCGCCACCGTACGGCCCGGGGCCGGCTCCGGAGGCGCCGTCCGGCGCGGCCGAGCAACCCACCGATGGGGGAGGCCACCCGTGA
- a CDS encoding enoyl-CoA hydratase/isomerase family protein, translating to MTVMLVDQGRVRTIALNRPERLNAFNIQLVSDLGAALRDAVAEPDVSVIVLTGTGRAFSAGADLKEIAEHMSAPSRAGAGTSNAFTELVDTLAELSKPLIIAVNGVGVGFGMTILGFADVAFMSSEAQLRCPFTAIGAPPEAASTYLLPLLLGRQNAAWALLSSEWISAEEAREIGLVWKVCAPEELLTVAQQHAQQMADKPAEILKTVKGLLNAPHREQIAAAAAREDAAMSQLLGTGANADAVASFLQR from the coding sequence ATGACCGTCATGCTCGTCGATCAGGGTCGCGTACGGACGATCGCGTTGAACCGCCCCGAGCGGCTCAACGCGTTCAACATCCAACTGGTCTCCGATCTCGGCGCGGCGCTGCGAGACGCCGTCGCCGAGCCGGACGTCTCGGTCATCGTTCTCACCGGCACCGGTCGCGCTTTCAGTGCCGGCGCCGACCTCAAGGAGATCGCAGAGCACATGTCTGCGCCGTCCCGGGCTGGGGCCGGTACAAGCAACGCGTTCACTGAACTCGTCGATACCCTCGCCGAGTTGTCCAAGCCGCTCATCATCGCGGTGAACGGCGTCGGCGTCGGTTTCGGCATGACCATCCTCGGCTTCGCTGACGTGGCCTTCATGTCGAGCGAGGCGCAATTGCGCTGTCCGTTCACCGCTATCGGCGCTCCCCCGGAGGCCGCCTCGACGTATCTGCTTCCCCTGCTATTGGGGCGCCAGAACGCAGCCTGGGCACTTTTGTCGTCGGAGTGGATCTCGGCCGAGGAAGCGCGCGAGATCGGACTGGTCTGGAAAGTCTGTGCGCCCGAGGAGTTGTTGACTGTTGCGCAACAACACGCGCAGCAAATGGCCGACAAGCCGGCGGAAATACTCAAAACGGTCAAGGGACTGTTGAACGCCCCGCACCGCGAGCAGATCGCCGCGGCCGCGGCGCGAGAGGACGCAGCCATGTCGCAACTTCTCGGCACCGGCGCAAACGCGGATGCTGTGGCGTCGTTCTTACAGCGCTGA